The following proteins are encoded in a genomic region of Pseudodesulfovibrio mercurii:
- the ilvN gene encoding acetolactate synthase small subunit, whose product MKRTLSALCRNEPGVLAMMARECGKYDANILSLAAGETENPQVSRIVLCVDGDDEAIDKVGRYLESLDAVIQLDDLSRKDFVDRELVMIKVAMEPAQTSQLMQVFEVFRANVVGMGQTTVTVELSGDQERVDGLIKMLVPYGIKSMCRSGMIALKRGDE is encoded by the coding sequence TTGAAACGCACATTGTCCGCCCTGTGCCGCAACGAGCCCGGCGTTCTGGCCATGATGGCCCGCGAGTGCGGCAAATACGACGCCAATATCCTGTCCCTGGCCGCCGGGGAGACCGAGAACCCGCAGGTGTCCCGCATCGTGCTCTGCGTGGACGGGGATGACGAGGCCATCGACAAGGTGGGCCGCTACCTGGAGTCCCTGGACGCGGTCATCCAGCTGGACGACCTGTCGCGCAAGGACTTCGTGGACCGCGAGCTGGTCATGATCAAGGTGGCCATGGAGCCCGCCCAGACCAGCCAGCTGATGCAGGTCTTCGAGGTCTTCCGGGCCAACGTGGTCGGCATGGGCCAGACCACGGTCACCGTGGAGCTGTCCGGCGACCAGGAGCGCGTGGACGGGCTGATCAAGATGCTCGTGCCCTACGGGATCAAGTCCATGTGCCGTTCCGGGATGATCGCGCTCAAGCGCGGGGATGAGTAA
- a CDS encoding methyl-accepting chemotaxis protein: MRLSVKMILFCLLAGIVPLAGMAGYSLHTASVSLKEQSFSKLVSLQEAKSHELDGLTELWNRDITMYSEAKYVYSALVRLRDIIFYAAQPGQPMDLKNEDYAHALKRVAPDFTPWIKVRGYADALILDDTGRVVFSLAGGRELGEDIAKGPLAKSRLLPAWKQALKGETAFVDFAPYEPLDGQPCAFIAAPIRRYGEGIEGVAVLRIPIEAVNRVMRTRAGLGETGEAYLVGRDGRMRSDLYSDPEGHSVVASFADSRSGGMRSEPARRALAGESGRMDSVDYRGREVLAAYSPVKVGDTDWGLVAKIDASEALAPVRNLKNAALVVSGASVAGIVLITLLFLRVVLLKPLKELRVYAGRVAEGDLAARPRGRFKAELGEVTEAIERMVRNLGEKMGEAEEASRLASSRAAEAEAAAVRAEGERRARTDAARAQREGMLQAAGMLETVVSGMREASATVNQESDRIMEGANSLSARVETTAASMEELAGSIREVADNAETASREAGNARQRAQEGSEVVRRTVDSIGDVHVMTEQLKGQVASLGTKADSIGKVMNVISDIADQTNLLALNAAIEAARAGEAGRGFAVVADEVRKLAEKTMAATREVGGSIAAIQADVRENIKGMDRAATQVDEANRLAGESGQALNEIMAFFETVTGQVAAIAAASTQQSHAGEEINLAVSEVDAVSSQTAEAVAQTGGAIGELTGQIETLSKLYGLFMLLGEGVVQKQVESLAKAPDIITGTPSRQHGLLQRVVRENPSLEMAWVIDPRGVQVTEFAMAHGKADPSKGGPGTRWDDRDWFREPLRTGESFISNIYYSKKIDDYCLTVATPVKDRGGNILSVLAVDVRHAQ, translated from the coding sequence ATGCGACTCAGCGTGAAGATGATCTTGTTTTGCCTGCTGGCGGGGATCGTGCCCTTGGCGGGCATGGCTGGTTACAGTTTGCACACGGCCTCGGTCAGCCTGAAGGAGCAGTCCTTCAGCAAGCTGGTCTCCCTGCAGGAGGCCAAGTCCCACGAGCTGGACGGCCTGACCGAGCTGTGGAACCGGGACATCACCATGTATTCCGAGGCCAAGTACGTGTACAGCGCCCTGGTCCGGCTCCGTGACATCATCTTCTACGCGGCCCAGCCCGGCCAGCCCATGGACCTGAAGAACGAGGACTACGCCCACGCCCTGAAGCGGGTCGCCCCGGACTTCACGCCGTGGATCAAGGTGCGCGGCTATGCCGACGCCCTGATCCTGGACGACACCGGGCGCGTGGTCTTTTCCCTGGCCGGTGGCCGGGAGCTGGGCGAGGACATCGCCAAGGGCCCCCTGGCCAAGAGCCGGCTCCTGCCCGCCTGGAAACAGGCCCTCAAGGGCGAGACCGCGTTCGTGGACTTCGCCCCCTACGAGCCGCTGGACGGGCAGCCCTGCGCCTTCATCGCCGCGCCCATCCGGCGCTACGGCGAGGGCATCGAGGGCGTGGCCGTGCTGCGCATCCCCATCGAGGCCGTGAACCGGGTCATGCGCACCAGGGCCGGGCTGGGCGAGACCGGCGAGGCCTACCTGGTGGGCCGGGACGGGCGCATGCGCTCGGACCTGTATTCCGACCCCGAGGGGCACAGCGTGGTCGCCTCCTTTGCGGACTCCCGGTCCGGCGGCATGCGCTCCGAGCCCGCCCGACGCGCCCTTGCGGGCGAGAGCGGGCGCATGGACAGCGTGGACTACCGGGGGCGCGAGGTCCTGGCCGCCTATTCCCCGGTCAAGGTGGGCGACACCGACTGGGGGCTGGTGGCCAAGATCGACGCATCCGAGGCCCTGGCCCCGGTGCGCAACCTGAAAAACGCGGCCCTGGTCGTGTCCGGCGCATCCGTGGCGGGCATCGTCCTGATCACCCTGCTCTTCCTGCGCGTGGTCCTGCTCAAGCCGCTCAAGGAGCTGCGCGTCTACGCGGGCCGGGTGGCCGAGGGCGATCTCGCGGCCCGGCCGCGCGGCCGGTTCAAGGCCGAACTCGGCGAGGTCACCGAGGCCATCGAGCGGATGGTCCGCAACCTGGGCGAGAAGATGGGCGAGGCCGAGGAGGCTTCGCGCCTGGCGAGCAGCCGGGCCGCCGAGGCCGAGGCCGCCGCGGTCCGGGCCGAGGGCGAGCGGCGGGCGCGCACGGACGCGGCCCGCGCCCAGCGCGAGGGCATGCTCCAGGCCGCGGGCATGTTGGAGACCGTGGTCTCGGGCATGCGCGAGGCCTCGGCCACGGTGAACCAGGAGTCCGACCGGATCATGGAGGGGGCCAACAGCCTGAGCGCCAGGGTGGAGACCACGGCCGCGTCCATGGAGGAGCTGGCCGGGTCCATCCGCGAGGTGGCGGACAACGCCGAGACCGCGTCCAGGGAGGCGGGCAACGCCCGGCAGCGCGCCCAGGAGGGGTCCGAGGTGGTCCGGCGCACGGTGGACTCCATCGGCGACGTGCACGTCATGACCGAACAACTCAAGGGGCAGGTGGCCAGCCTGGGGACCAAGGCCGACTCCATCGGCAAGGTCATGAACGTCATTTCCGACATCGCGGACCAGACCAACCTCCTGGCCCTGAACGCGGCCATCGAGGCGGCCAGGGCGGGCGAGGCCGGGCGAGGCTTCGCCGTGGTCGCCGACGAGGTCCGCAAGCTGGCCGAGAAGACCATGGCCGCCACCCGCGAGGTGGGCGGCTCCATCGCGGCCATCCAGGCCGACGTGCGCGAGAATATCAAGGGCATGGACCGGGCCGCGACCCAGGTGGACGAGGCCAACCGGCTGGCCGGGGAATCGGGCCAGGCCCTGAACGAGATCATGGCCTTTTTCGAGACCGTGACCGGCCAGGTGGCGGCCATCGCCGCCGCCTCCACCCAGCAGTCCCATGCGGGCGAGGAGATCAACCTGGCCGTGAGCGAGGTGGACGCGGTCTCCTCCCAGACGGCCGAGGCCGTGGCCCAGACCGGCGGGGCCATCGGCGAGCTGACCGGCCAGATCGAGACCCTGTCCAAGCTCTACGGGCTGTTCATGCTGCTCGGCGAGGGCGTGGTCCAGAAGCAGGTGGAGTCCCTGGCCAAGGCCCCGGACATCATCACCGGGACCCCGTCCAGGCAGCACGGGCTGCTCCAGCGGGTGGTCCGGGAGAACCCCAGCCTGGAGATGGCCTGGGTCATCGACCCGCGCGGCGTCCAGGTGACGGAGTTCGCCATGGCCCACGGCAAGGCCGACCCCTCCAAGGGCGGCCCCGGCACCCGGTGGGACGACCGCGACTGGTTCCGCGAGCCCCTGCGCACGGGCGAAAGCTTCATCTCGAACATCTATTATTCCAAGAAGATCGACGACTACTGCCTGACCGTGGCCACGCCCGTGAAGGACCGCGGGGGGAACATCCTCTCGGTCCTGGCCGTGGACGTGCGCCACGCCCAATAG
- a CDS encoding alpha/beta hydrolase has product MWTMWDMVAAALAVYAGIAAWVFLTQRGLVYCPRRALAATPDQAGLGYEDVRLVNGLGTEIHAWWLPCEGAERVLLLCHGNGGNVSYLMETYGIFHQLGLSVLAFDYSGYGLSGGRPSERGTRSDALAAWDWLVREKGFAPRDVVLFGRSLGGGVAARLAADLTEAGTEPGGLILESTFTSVADMGAAQYPWLPVRWLIRHRYDSERALAGVRVPALFLHSPEDDLVPYAMGRRLYDGYGGPKLFWALSGDHNCGFLSTSGYADGLRRFLRGLPGPGR; this is encoded by the coding sequence ATGTGGACGATGTGGGACATGGTTGCGGCCGCGTTGGCGGTCTATGCGGGCATTGCGGCCTGGGTGTTCCTGACCCAGCGCGGGCTGGTCTATTGTCCGCGTCGGGCGCTGGCGGCCACGCCGGACCAGGCCGGGCTCGGGTATGAGGACGTCCGGCTGGTCAACGGGCTGGGCACGGAAATTCATGCCTGGTGGCTGCCGTGCGAAGGGGCGGAGCGCGTCCTGCTGCTCTGCCACGGCAACGGGGGCAACGTCTCGTATCTGATGGAGACGTATGGGATATTTCACCAACTCGGGCTGTCGGTGCTGGCCTTCGACTATTCGGGTTACGGGTTGAGCGGGGGCAGGCCGTCGGAGAGGGGCACGCGCAGCGACGCCTTGGCGGCCTGGGACTGGCTGGTGCGCGAGAAGGGGTTTGCCCCGCGCGACGTGGTCCTGTTCGGGCGCAGCCTGGGCGGGGGCGTGGCCGCGCGGCTGGCGGCGGACCTGACCGAGGCGGGCACGGAGCCGGGCGGGCTGATCCTGGAATCCACGTTCACCTCGGTGGCGGACATGGGCGCGGCCCAGTACCCGTGGTTGCCGGTCCGCTGGCTGATCCGTCACCGTTACGACAGCGAGCGCGCCCTGGCCGGGGTGCGGGTGCCCGCCCTGTTCCTGCACAGCCCGGAGGACGACCTGGTGCCCTATGCCATGGGCCGCAGGCTGTATGACGGATACGGCGGCCCCAAGCTGTTCTGGGCCCTGTCCGGGGATCACAACTGCGGCTTCCTGAGCACCTCGGGCTATGCCGACGGCCTGCGCCGGTTCCTGCGCGGGCTGCCCGGACCGGGCCGATGA
- a CDS encoding CheR family methyltransferase: MSTLFSKSTSLRKGVKITDQEFVDLRDFIYDKSGIYVDEKRKYLFESRFSRRLGQLGLTSFSDYVKYLKVDRGQELQRVFELVTTNETSFCRDTKQLDSFRDNLLREILDRQRKAGRLELNIWSAGCSSGEEPYTLVFLLLETLKAEIARWKISITAVDLSEEMIDKARAGIYSEYAFKTTPDEIRKRYFKPVEGGWELDPRIRKLVNFQPLNLNDALAVKRVPRSHIVFCRNVIIYFDDAMKRKVVQAFYDNLLPGGYLLVGHSESLHKISQSFRPVLNAGAIAYKKEE; the protein is encoded by the coding sequence ATGAGTACATTATTCAGTAAATCCACATCGCTGCGGAAGGGCGTCAAGATCACGGACCAGGAGTTCGTGGACCTGCGCGACTTCATTTACGACAAGAGCGGCATCTATGTGGACGAGAAGCGCAAGTACCTGTTCGAGAGCCGCTTTTCCCGGCGGCTGGGCCAGCTCGGCCTGACCAGCTTCAGCGACTACGTCAAATACCTCAAGGTGGACCGGGGCCAGGAACTCCAGCGGGTCTTCGAGCTGGTCACCACCAACGAGACCAGCTTCTGCCGCGACACCAAGCAGCTCGACTCCTTCCGCGACAACCTTCTCAGGGAAATCCTGGACCGCCAGCGCAAGGCGGGCAGGCTGGAACTGAATATCTGGTCCGCCGGATGCTCGTCCGGCGAGGAGCCCTACACCCTGGTCTTCCTCCTGCTCGAGACCCTCAAGGCCGAGATCGCCCGCTGGAAGATATCCATCACCGCCGTGGACCTGTCCGAGGAGATGATCGACAAGGCCCGGGCCGGAATCTACTCCGAGTACGCCTTCAAGACCACGCCCGACGAGATCCGCAAGCGGTACTTCAAACCGGTCGAGGGCGGCTGGGAACTCGACCCGCGCATCCGCAAACTGGTCAACTTCCAGCCCCTGAACCTGAACGACGCCCTGGCCGTGAAGCGCGTGCCGCGCTCCCACATCGTCTTCTGCCGCAACGTGATCATCTATTTCGACGACGCCATGAAACGCAAGGTCGTGCAGGCCTTCTACGACAACCTCCTGCCCGGCGGCTACCTGCTGGTCGGGCACTCCGAGTCCCTGCACAAGATATCCCAGTCCTTCCGGCCGGTCCTCAACGCGGGGGCCATCGCGTACAAGAAGGAGGAATAG
- a CDS encoding GGDEF domain-containing protein: protein MSKSSSEIDRFFRTLHERDNPHEAEWMAVILFVRNLLPRLTIYSDEKKSEIQFEICEQLMENDFSENRLDTVIALLDGYLLQTIGALELEEALTQEKRTAGLLINEMDEMISTMHGANERQDNRLNTFREETVGVIREGTQKSHILSTVRGMFQELIEEFREEARLLNAKAEHFRMTADFDPLLTELHNRRSLEAHLKSVAQEFARTGAPLCLMMIDVDHFKQVNDTYGHQAGDDVLRALARIVNTHAIQYDGFAARYGGEELVVVVQGMDLNRAAVKAEALRADVERYDFRVRTDGKLGDTPVNFTVSMGVARMKVGWTASDLVGAADAALYQAKDTGRNRVCIAPK from the coding sequence ATGTCCAAAAGCTCGAGCGAGATCGACCGGTTTTTCAGGACCCTGCATGAGCGCGACAATCCCCACGAGGCGGAGTGGATGGCCGTCATCCTGTTCGTGCGCAACCTGCTTCCCCGCCTGACCATCTATTCCGACGAAAAGAAATCCGAGATTCAATTCGAAATCTGCGAACAGCTCATGGAGAACGACTTCTCCGAAAATCGGCTGGACACGGTCATCGCTCTGCTCGACGGGTACCTGTTGCAGACCATCGGGGCCCTGGAGCTGGAGGAGGCCCTGACCCAGGAGAAGCGCACCGCCGGGCTGCTCATCAACGAGATGGACGAGATGATCTCGACCATGCACGGGGCCAACGAGCGCCAGGACAACCGGTTGAACACCTTCCGGGAGGAGACCGTGGGGGTCATCCGGGAGGGCACCCAGAAATCCCACATCCTGTCCACGGTGCGCGGCATGTTCCAGGAGCTCATCGAGGAGTTCCGCGAGGAGGCGCGCCTGCTCAACGCCAAGGCCGAGCACTTCCGCATGACCGCCGACTTCGACCCCCTGCTCACCGAGCTGCACAACCGCCGCTCCCTGGAGGCCCACCTCAAGAGCGTGGCCCAGGAGTTCGCCCGCACGGGCGCGCCGCTGTGCCTGATGATGATCGACGTGGACCACTTCAAGCAGGTCAACGACACCTACGGCCACCAGGCCGGGGACGACGTGCTCCGCGCCCTGGCCCGCATCGTCAATACCCACGCCATCCAGTACGACGGCTTCGCGGCCCGCTACGGGGGCGAGGAGCTGGTCGTGGTCGTGCAGGGCATGGACCTGAACCGGGCGGCGGTCAAGGCCGAGGCCCTGCGGGCCGACGTGGAGCGTTATGACTTTCGCGTGCGGACCGACGGCAAGCTCGGCGACACGCCCGTCAACTTCACCGTGTCCATGGGCGTGGCCCGCATGAAGGTCGGCTGGACCGCCTCGGACCTCGTCGGGGCGGCGGACGCCGCCCTGTACCAGGCCAAGGACACGGGCCGCAACCGGGTCTGCATCGCCCCGAAATAG
- a CDS encoding DUF2784 domain-containing protein encodes MTGPAPAQWADAVLAVHFAVALFLVLGLPLVWIGAALGWRFVRNPWFRWTHAGLMGFVLAETLAGRLCPLTVWETALRRAAGQTSDEPVSFVARWLGRMLFPEFDPAWFAAAYGLFFVLIVLTLFLVPVSRAAKPAAPHDDKNDNMLD; translated from the coding sequence ATGACGGGTCCGGCCCCGGCCCAGTGGGCGGACGCGGTCCTGGCCGTCCATTTCGCCGTTGCCCTGTTTCTCGTGCTGGGGCTGCCCCTGGTCTGGATCGGCGCGGCCCTCGGGTGGCGGTTCGTGCGCAACCCGTGGTTCCGCTGGACCCATGCGGGGCTCATGGGGTTCGTGCTGGCCGAGACCCTGGCCGGAAGACTCTGCCCCCTGACCGTGTGGGAGACGGCCCTGCGCCGGGCGGCCGGGCAGACGTCCGATGAACCCGTCTCGTTCGTGGCCCGCTGGCTCGGCCGGATGCTTTTTCCTGAATTTGATCCGGCCTGGTTTGCGGCGGCCTATGGCCTGTTCTTCGTCCTCATCGTCCTTACCCTGTTCCTGGTTCCGGTCAGCCGGGCGGCAAAACCTGCCGCACCGCACGACGATAAAAACGATAATATGCTGGATTAA
- the mobA gene encoding molybdenum cofactor guanylyltransferase has protein sequence MDIAGIILAGGLGTRMGHVKKAFLTINGRTILDRLLAVYRPLFPEILIAARDKNDYGAYDYPVAEDRYPARSSLTGIHAGLSAMRAGHGFMAACDGPFLQPGLVRALLDQAEPDDDVIIPRKEDGYLEPLCAIYSRRCLPHIETQLEQENFRIISFFDQVRVKEVPVALLQHGDPHHVSFFNVNSPDDLRQAEHLAAELGL, from the coding sequence ATGGACATCGCAGGCATCATCCTGGCCGGGGGCCTCGGCACCCGCATGGGCCACGTCAAGAAGGCGTTCCTGACCATCAACGGCCGGACCATCCTCGACCGGCTGCTCGCCGTGTATCGCCCCCTGTTCCCGGAAATCCTCATCGCCGCGCGCGACAAAAACGACTACGGCGCGTATGACTACCCGGTGGCCGAAGACAGATACCCCGCCCGCTCGTCCCTGACCGGCATCCACGCGGGACTGAGCGCCATGCGGGCCGGCCACGGGTTCATGGCCGCCTGCGACGGCCCGTTCCTCCAGCCCGGTCTGGTCCGCGCGCTCCTCGACCAGGCCGAGCCCGACGACGACGTCATCATCCCGCGCAAGGAGGACGGCTACCTCGAACCGCTCTGCGCCATCTACTCCCGACGCTGCCTGCCCCACATCGAAACCCAGCTCGAACAGGAAAACTTCCGCATCATCAGCTTCTTCGACCAGGTCCGGGTCAAGGAAGTCCCGGTCGCCCTGCTCCAACACGGCGACCCCCACCACGTCTCCTTCTTCAACGTCAATTCCCCCGACGACCTGCGCCAGGCCGAACACCTGGCGGCGGAACTCGGTTTGTAG
- a CDS encoding phosphate acyltransferase, producing the protein MSEFQPITSLDGLVQAALDLGRSGDMPKVAIARSAEGFVLRAGIEAYERGVAEPILVGDMEETKRIADERGLDISPFRQVHAADDGAAVFEAVRLFREGEAQLIMKGLVPTATLLKAVLNKETGVPHGGRILSHLAVFESPVDGRLMIMTDPGVNIAPSLQRKVEILRNALDVARMLGMEGPRAAILAATEKINYPAMPATLDGDILTKMARQGQFGDARVLGPLSLDLAVSRKVAATKRFDSPVAGNADILVTPNIEAGNVLYKSLSTLCGCVMAAVVVGSRVPVVVPSRGDSDASKFHSIALASVLSRRSRS; encoded by the coding sequence GTGTCGGAATTTCAGCCCATAACCAGTTTGGACGGGTTGGTCCAGGCGGCCCTGGACCTGGGCCGGTCCGGGGACATGCCCAAGGTGGCCATCGCCCGGTCCGCCGAGGGGTTCGTGCTCCGGGCGGGCATCGAGGCCTATGAGCGCGGCGTGGCCGAGCCCATCCTCGTCGGCGACATGGAGGAGACGAAGCGCATCGCGGACGAGCGGGGCCTGGACATCTCGCCCTTCCGGCAGGTCCACGCGGCCGACGACGGGGCGGCGGTGTTCGAGGCGGTCCGGCTGTTCCGCGAGGGCGAGGCCCAGCTGATCATGAAGGGGCTGGTGCCCACGGCCACCCTGCTCAAGGCGGTGCTCAACAAGGAGACCGGCGTCCCGCACGGCGGGCGCATCCTCAGTCATCTTGCGGTGTTCGAGTCCCCGGTGGACGGGCGGCTGATGATCATGACCGATCCGGGCGTGAACATCGCCCCCTCCCTGCAACGCAAGGTGGAGATTCTCAGGAACGCCCTGGACGTGGCCCGGATGCTCGGCATGGAGGGTCCCAGGGCGGCCATTCTGGCGGCCACGGAAAAAATCAACTATCCGGCCATGCCCGCCACCCTGGACGGCGACATCCTGACCAAGATGGCCCGCCAGGGCCAGTTCGGCGACGCCCGCGTTCTCGGGCCCCTCTCCCTGGACCTGGCCGTGTCCCGCAAGGTGGCGGCCACCAAGCGGTTCGACAGCCCGGTGGCGGGCAACGCGGACATCCTGGTCACCCCGAACATCGAGGCGGGCAACGTGCTCTACAAGTCCCTGTCCACCCTGTGCGGCTGCGTCATGGCCGCCGTGGTCGTGGGCAGCCGGGTGCCGGTGGTGGTCCCGTCCCGGGGCGACTCGGACGCGTCCAAGTTTCACTCCATCGCCCTGGCCTCGGTCCTGTCCCGGAGGAGCCGCTCGTGA
- the buk gene encoding butyrate kinase, which produces MSILVINPGSTSTKVALYKGGDTLAAEELQHAREDMAGFVRVADQFDFRMRLVGEFLGKTGTDPKRIRAVVARGGLLHSLEGGVYEVSDEMVDDLQNARYGEHACNLGGMLALALARQWGVPAYVVDPVVTDEMMDKARLTGLPGLERRSIFHALNQRGVARIAAGRLGVDYARSNFIVCHMGGGVSIGAHRRGRVVDVINALDGEGPFTPERTGSLPLVPVLDMVHQGRREYAELRTTILRQGGLTAHLGTNDPREVLARMDRGDERAGLVFRAMAYGMARYVVSMAPALTDEEGRLDLAAVVLTGGLSRSAALVDEITRQVRFLGPVEVVPGEVEMSALAEGASRALCGREPVRTYLRA; this is translated from the coding sequence GTGAGCATCCTGGTCATCAATCCCGGCTCCACGTCCACCAAGGTGGCCCTGTACAAGGGCGGCGACACCCTGGCCGCCGAGGAGCTTCAGCACGCCCGCGAGGACATGGCCGGATTCGTCCGGGTGGCCGACCAGTTCGACTTCCGCATGCGCCTGGTGGGCGAGTTCCTGGGCAAGACCGGCACGGACCCGAAACGCATCCGGGCCGTGGTCGCGCGCGGCGGCCTGCTGCACTCGCTGGAGGGGGGCGTTTACGAAGTGTCGGACGAAATGGTCGACGACCTGCAAAACGCCCGGTATGGCGAACACGCCTGCAACCTGGGCGGCATGCTGGCCCTGGCCCTGGCCCGGCAGTGGGGCGTGCCCGCCTACGTGGTGGACCCGGTGGTCACGGACGAGATGATGGACAAGGCCCGGCTGACGGGGTTGCCGGGGCTTGAGCGGCGGTCCATCTTCCACGCCCTGAACCAGCGCGGGGTGGCCCGCATCGCGGCCGGACGGCTGGGCGTGGACTACGCGCGCTCGAATTTCATCGTCTGCCATATGGGCGGCGGGGTGTCCATCGGGGCCCACCGCCGGGGCCGGGTGGTGGACGTCATCAACGCCCTGGACGGCGAGGGGCCGTTCACCCCGGAACGCACCGGCAGCCTGCCCCTGGTGCCGGTCCTGGACATGGTCCACCAGGGACGGCGCGAGTACGCCGAGCTGCGCACCACCATCCTGCGCCAGGGCGGCCTGACCGCCCACCTGGGCACCAACGACCCGCGCGAGGTCCTGGCCCGCATGGACCGGGGCGACGAGCGGGCCGGACTGGTCTTCCGGGCCATGGCCTACGGCATGGCCCGGTACGTGGTCTCCATGGCCCCGGCCTTGACCGACGAAGAGGGTCGCCTGGATCTGGCCGCCGTGGTCCTGACCGGCGGGCTCTCCCGGAGCGCGGCCCTGGTGGACGAGATCACCCGCCAGGTGCGCTTCCTCGGCCCGGTGGAGGTGGTCCCCGGCGAGGTGGAGATGTCCGCCCTGGCCGAAGGCGCCTCGCGCGCCCTGTGCGGCCGGGAACCGGTCCGGACCTACCTGCGCGCCTAG
- a CDS encoding HDOD domain-containing protein — protein sequence MSMKRLDELKAGMILASDLVARDGRLLFRSGTELADRQLELLRRTGVTEADVAPDLSDLSEDDLLAIEDYVREFFLYVNPDHPAVIEMFHIALELTARAVADGWKLPDPDERRAANVEHLDDIFTQGMGSPETIVEHETELASFPDIFFRIKEVLEDNAASADRVAKVVSTDMSLSAKLLKLVNSPLYGFPQTIDSITRAVALVGGKELSTLALGISAINYFKDIPPELVDMPSFWRHSITCGIFARMLAGTQSGLSPERFFIGGLLHDVGRLILFKKLPYASTEAMLFARENCLPLVDAEQTVMEFNHTDISKPLLAAWKFPESLAVMINYHHNPMAYPNPLEPAVIHVADNLTNAVEIAQGGMYVMPGLDEQAWELLGLDPEITLHQAVSQYAAQIDLVMSAFF from the coding sequence ATGAGCATGAAACGCTTGGACGAACTCAAGGCGGGCATGATCCTGGCCTCGGACCTGGTCGCCAGGGACGGCAGACTGCTCTTCCGCAGCGGCACCGAACTGGCCGACCGCCAGCTGGAACTGCTCCGGCGCACGGGCGTGACCGAGGCCGACGTGGCCCCGGACCTGTCCGACCTGTCCGAAGACGACCTGCTGGCCATCGAGGACTACGTCCGCGAATTCTTCCTGTACGTGAACCCGGACCACCCGGCCGTCATCGAGATGTTCCACATCGCCCTGGAACTGACCGCCCGCGCCGTGGCCGACGGCTGGAAACTGCCCGACCCGGACGAGCGCCGCGCCGCCAACGTCGAACACCTGGACGACATCTTCACCCAGGGCATGGGCTCCCCCGAAACCATCGTCGAGCACGAGACCGAACTGGCCAGCTTCCCGGACATCTTCTTCCGCATCAAGGAGGTCCTCGAAGACAACGCCGCCTCGGCCGACCGCGTGGCCAAGGTCGTCAGCACCGACATGAGTCTGTCCGCCAAACTCCTCAAACTCGTCAACTCGCCCCTCTACGGCTTCCCCCAGACCATCGACTCCATCACCCGCGCCGTGGCCCTGGTCGGCGGCAAGGAGCTGTCCACCCTGGCGCTCGGCATCTCGGCCATCAACTATTTCAAAGACATCCCGCCCGAACTCGTGGACATGCCGTCCTTCTGGCGACACTCCATCACCTGCGGCATCTTCGCCCGCATGCTCGCCGGGACCCAGTCCGGCCTGTCCCCCGAACGGTTCTTCATCGGCGGCCTGCTCCACGACGTGGGCCGACTCATCCTGTTCAAGAAACTGCCCTACGCCTCCACCGAGGCCATGCTCTTCGCCCGCGAAAACTGCCTGCCCCTGGTGGACGCCGAACAGACCGTCATGGAGTTCAACCACACCGACATCAGCAAACCCCTGCTCGCAGCCTGGAAATTCCCCGAAAGCCTGGCCGTCATGATCAACTACCACCACAACCCCATGGCCTACCCCAACCCCCTGGAACCCGCCGTCATCCACGTGGCCGACAACCTGACCAATGCCGTGGAAATCGCCCAGGGCGGCATGTACGTCATGCCCGGCCTCGACGAACAGGCCTGGGAACTCCTCGGACTCGACCCCGAAATCACCCTCCACCAGGCCGTCAGCCAATACGCCGCCCAAATCGACCTGGTCATGAGCGCCTTCTTCTAG